Proteins from one Flammeovirgaceae bacterium genomic window:
- a CDS encoding efflux RND transporter periplasmic adaptor subunit, giving the protein MGPKSLILTLAGLIVFGACSNRENEFDATGNFEADEVIVSAEGAGKIMALAIEEGQELKKGEIIGYIDTLQLYLRKKQLQSSAKAVMAKQPNVAAQLATIQEQIEATEKEKARFERLLQDDAATQKQVDDLAAHLALLQKQYKALQSSLAITTRSLSSEVAPIAAQVDQVNDQIRKSIIVNPLDGTVLVKYAQGDEVTAPGKALYKIADLSYITLRAYISGNQLPTLKLGQKVTVMVDDLGPAQKKYEGVVSWIADKAEFTPKTIQTKEERANLVYAIKVRVKNDGYLKIGMYGELTF; this is encoded by the coding sequence ATGGGACCTAAATCATTAATACTAACCCTGGCCGGCCTTATTGTTTTTGGGGCATGCAGCAATCGGGAAAACGAATTTGATGCCACGGGAAATTTTGAGGCAGATGAGGTGATTGTCTCTGCCGAAGGGGCTGGCAAGATAATGGCCCTGGCCATTGAAGAGGGCCAGGAATTGAAAAAGGGCGAAATTATTGGCTACATCGATACCCTTCAGCTGTATCTGAGAAAGAAGCAATTGCAATCATCTGCCAAGGCGGTGATGGCCAAGCAGCCCAATGTGGCCGCACAGTTGGCCACCATTCAAGAGCAGATAGAGGCCACCGAAAAGGAAAAGGCGCGGTTTGAAAGGCTGTTGCAGGACGATGCCGCCACACAAAAGCAAGTGGACGACCTGGCCGCACACCTGGCATTGCTGCAAAAGCAATACAAGGCCTTGCAGTCATCACTGGCCATAACCACCCGATCGCTGAGCAGCGAGGTCGCCCCAATAGCCGCGCAGGTCGACCAGGTCAACGACCAGATCAGGAAATCGATTATTGTCAATCCGCTGGACGGAACGGTGTTGGTGAAGTATGCCCAGGGCGATGAAGTAACGGCCCCGGGAAAGGCATTGTACAAGATCGCGGACCTGTCGTACATCACGCTGCGCGCCTACATTTCGGGCAACCAACTTCCCACCCTAAAGTTGGGCCAGAAGGTAACGGTGATGGTGGACGACCTGGGGCCCGCACAAAAAAAATATGAAGGTGTGGTATCGTGGATTGCCGATAAGGCGGAGTTCACGCCCAAAACGATTCAAACGAAAGAGGAGCGGGCCAACCTGGTGTACGCCATTAAGGTGCGCGTTAAAAACGATGGATATTTAAAAATTGGCATGTACGGTGAGTTGACCTTTTGA
- a CDS encoding ABC transporter ATP-binding protein, protein METRVRLEGICKDFQSGKAKIEALKEISFEVEEGELFGLIGPDGAGKTTLFRILTTLLTATRGNAWVDGLEVVSGYKEIRKRVGYMPGRFSLYQDLTVEENISFFATLFDTTLKENYELVKEIYVQIEPFKKRRAGALSGGMKQKLALSCALIHRPGILFLDEPTTGVDAVSRQEFWALLRNLQKQGITILVSTPYMDEAGLCDRVALVQEGRILDIDGPGAMAKKFSKPLWAARAADMYRLMKDLKADDRVDTCYPFGQYHHVTFKKEKEEMARIEKSLMDKGHTGLSLQPIGPTIEDCFMELMNQ, encoded by the coding sequence ATGGAAACACGGGTAAGATTGGAAGGGATATGCAAGGATTTTCAATCCGGCAAAGCGAAGATTGAAGCGCTAAAGGAAATTTCTTTTGAGGTGGAGGAGGGGGAATTGTTTGGCCTGATTGGCCCTGACGGTGCGGGCAAAACAACTTTGTTCCGGATACTCACCACTCTCCTGACGGCCACCCGGGGCAATGCCTGGGTGGATGGCCTGGAAGTGGTAAGCGGCTACAAGGAAATACGAAAACGGGTGGGCTATATGCCGGGTAGGTTTTCCCTATACCAGGACCTTACCGTGGAGGAGAACATTTCGTTTTTTGCCACACTGTTTGACACTACCCTCAAAGAAAATTATGAGCTGGTGAAGGAAATTTATGTTCAGATAGAACCATTTAAAAAGAGGAGGGCCGGAGCGCTGTCAGGGGGGATGAAACAGAAGCTTGCATTAAGTTGTGCGCTGATCCACCGTCCGGGCATCTTGTTTTTGGACGAGCCTACCACAGGGGTGGATGCGGTTTCACGCCAGGAGTTTTGGGCCCTGCTAAGGAACTTGCAAAAGCAGGGGATAACCATCCTGGTCTCCACGCCCTACATGGACGAAGCGGGCTTGTGCGACCGGGTGGCCTTGGTGCAGGAGGGCAGGATCCTGGACATCGATGGCCCGGGCGCCATGGCAAAAAAATTTTCAAAGCCATTGTGGGCGGCACGTGCTGCCGATATGTACCGGCTGATGAAAGACCTGAAGGCTGACGATAGGGTTGATACCTGCTACCCCTTTGGGCAATACCATCATGTCACTTTCAAAAAAGAAAAAGAGGAAATGGCCCGCATTGAAAAATCACTGATGGACAAGGGGCACACCGGCCTTTCCCTGCAGCCAATCGGGCCCACGATAGAGGATTGCTTTATGGAACTGATGAACCAATGA
- a CDS encoding ABC transporter ATP-binding protein: protein MNREAAISVSHLTKRFGDFTAVDRITFDVGKGEIFGFLGANGAGKTTAMRMLCGLSLPTSGRAQVAGFDLYKESEKIKKNIGYMSQKFSLYEDLTIRENNRFYGGIYGLTNQQIKEKTQFMLEHLRLEGKADTLVRALPLGWKQKLSFSVAMVHDPKIVFLDEPTGGVDPVTRREFWTMIYEAAHRGTTVFVTTHYMDEAEYCDRVSIMVDGRIEALDTPARLTGQYNAKGMEEVFVQLARKAKRNDG, encoded by the coding sequence ATGAACAGGGAGGCGGCCATATCGGTTTCCCACCTGACCAAGCGCTTTGGGGATTTCACGGCAGTGGATAGGATAACCTTTGACGTGGGGAAAGGGGAGATATTTGGTTTTTTGGGGGCCAACGGGGCAGGAAAGACAACGGCCATGCGCATGCTGTGCGGGCTCTCCCTGCCCACCAGTGGCCGGGCGCAAGTGGCGGGCTTTGACCTCTACAAGGAATCGGAAAAGATCAAAAAGAACATTGGCTACATGAGCCAGAAATTTTCGTTGTACGAGGACCTTACCATTCGGGAAAACAACAGGTTTTATGGGGGCATCTACGGGCTGACCAACCAGCAGATCAAAGAAAAGACGCAATTTATGCTGGAGCACCTACGCCTGGAGGGAAAGGCGGACACGTTGGTACGGGCCTTGCCACTGGGCTGGAAGCAAAAGCTTTCCTTTTCTGTGGCGATGGTCCACGATCCGAAAATTGTGTTTTTGGACGAACCGACAGGAGGCGTGGACCCCGTTACGCGAAGGGAGTTTTGGACGATGATTTACGAGGCCGCCCATAGGGGCACTACCGTTTTTGTGACCACCCACTACATGGACGAGGCCGAGTACTGCGACCGCGTGTCCATTATGGTAGACGGGAGGATAGAGGCTTTGGATACGCCTGCCCGGCTGACCGGGCAGTATAATGCAAAGGGCATGGAAGAGGTGTTCGTCCAGTTGGCGCGGAAGGCAAAGCGGAACGATGGATAG
- a CDS encoding ABC transporter permease — protein sequence MKQFLYFIRKELYHLLRDRRTLFILFGMPMAQILIFGFALTNEVKNSRIAVLDNAKDEASTSIVHRLEASRYFDIVKNLGSNADLQPAFQEGQIRLAVVFPEQFQSQLLHGHSAPIQLIADATDPNVATTLANYATAIIMDYQHDMPGFVDFPYTINTEFRMLYNPQLKGSYSFVPGVMAMILMLVGAMMTSISIVKEKELGTMEVILVSPIVPIRVILAKMVPYLLLSMVNIASILLISVYIMDVPINGSLPLLVFECFLFALTALALGLLISSISNSQQVAMLISLMGLFLPTVMFSGFMFPVENMPVPLQVLSNIVPAKWFYYIVKDVMIKGTGMETVWKETLVLTGMLVVLLAISIKKFKTRLE from the coding sequence GTGAAGCAGTTTTTGTACTTCATCAGAAAGGAACTTTACCACCTCCTGCGCGACAGGCGGACACTGTTCATCCTTTTTGGCATGCCTATGGCCCAGATACTTATTTTTGGGTTTGCCCTGACCAACGAGGTCAAGAATTCCCGCATTGCCGTGCTGGACAATGCAAAAGACGAGGCCAGCACTTCCATTGTGCACCGGCTGGAAGCAAGCCGCTATTTTGATATTGTAAAAAACCTGGGGTCCAATGCCGACCTGCAGCCTGCCTTTCAGGAGGGGCAAATCAGGCTGGCCGTGGTTTTTCCCGAGCAGTTTCAAAGCCAGCTGCTCCACGGGCACTCGGCACCTATCCAACTGATTGCCGATGCCACCGACCCCAACGTGGCCACTACCCTGGCCAACTATGCCACCGCCATCATCATGGACTACCAGCACGATATGCCCGGGTTTGTGGATTTTCCCTATACCATCAATACGGAGTTTCGCATGTTGTACAACCCACAATTAAAGGGGTCGTACAGTTTTGTTCCAGGTGTCATGGCCATGATACTCATGCTCGTGGGCGCCATGATGACGTCCATTTCCATAGTAAAAGAAAAGGAACTGGGCACAATGGAGGTCATTTTGGTTTCCCCTATCGTGCCCATACGGGTGATACTGGCCAAGATGGTCCCCTACCTGCTGCTCTCCATGGTCAATATTGCCAGCATATTGTTGATAAGCGTTTATATCATGGATGTGCCTATCAATGGCAGTTTGCCCCTGCTGGTGTTCGAGTGCTTTTTGTTTGCCCTTACCGCATTGGCACTGGGGCTGCTGATTTCTTCCATTTCCAACTCGCAGCAGGTGGCCATGTTGATTTCGTTGATGGGGCTATTCCTCCCCACGGTAATGTTCAGCGGGTTTATGTTCCCGGTTGAAAACATGCCGGTGCCCCTACAGGTGTTGTCCAATATCGTCCCGGCCAAATGGTTTTACTACATCGTTAAGGACGTGATGATCAAAGGGACGGGAATGGAGACCGTGTGGAAGGAAACACTTGTGCTGACAGGCATGCTGGTGGTATTGCTGGCCATCAGCATAAAAAAATTCAAAACACGATTGGAATGA
- a CDS encoding ABC transporter permease, whose amino-acid sequence MRTLLFLLEKEFRQVFRDPAILRLIFIMPMVQLLVLPLAADYEVKDINIAVVDQDHSPYSRRLAGKVSASTYFTLVAYTHSYEEALRKVEKDEADVVLQIPASFEKSLVKENKAQLFMALNAINGVKANLGGAYLRNIISDFNGEVRLEWVQLPRFGPQPMVQASPIYWFNPLLNYQFFMVPGILVILVTMVGAFLAALNIVKEKEIGTIELINVTPIRKHQFILGKLIPFWVLGLVVLSFGLLLARLFYGIIPEGSLLTVYLFAVVYLLAILGLGLLVSTYTETQQQAMLISFFMMMVFILLGGLYTSIDSMPRWAQIFTKFNPVTYFIEVMRMVVLKGSNIHDIRYHLLTITGFGIVFNGWAIINYKKRS is encoded by the coding sequence ATGAGGACCCTTCTGTTTTTACTGGAAAAGGAATTCAGGCAGGTCTTTCGGGACCCCGCCATCCTGCGGTTGATTTTCATTATGCCGATGGTGCAATTGCTGGTGCTTCCCCTGGCGGCCGACTATGAAGTGAAAGACATCAACATTGCCGTTGTGGACCAGGACCACTCCCCTTATTCGCGCAGGCTGGCCGGCAAAGTTTCGGCCTCCACTTACTTCACCCTGGTGGCCTACACCCATTCTTATGAAGAGGCGCTGCGCAAGGTGGAAAAGGACGAAGCGGACGTGGTGCTGCAAATACCGGCTTCCTTTGAAAAAAGTTTGGTAAAGGAAAACAAGGCGCAATTGTTTATGGCGCTTAACGCAATCAATGGGGTGAAGGCAAACCTGGGGGGCGCCTATTTGCGCAACATCATCAGCGATTTTAATGGCGAGGTGCGGTTGGAATGGGTCCAGTTGCCAAGGTTTGGCCCGCAACCCATGGTGCAGGCATCCCCCATCTATTGGTTCAACCCTTTGCTGAACTACCAGTTTTTTATGGTGCCGGGCATACTGGTGATATTGGTGACGATGGTGGGCGCCTTTCTTGCCGCCCTGAATATTGTAAAGGAAAAGGAGATTGGCACCATCGAGCTGATAAATGTGACGCCCATCCGCAAGCACCAGTTTATTTTGGGCAAGTTGATACCCTTTTGGGTTTTGGGGTTGGTGGTGCTTTCCTTTGGGCTGCTCCTGGCGCGGTTGTTTTATGGGATTATCCCGGAAGGAAGTTTGCTCACCGTGTACCTGTTTGCCGTGGTGTACCTGCTGGCCATTCTGGGGTTGGGCCTGTTGGTCTCCACCTATACGGAAACGCAGCAGCAAGCCATGCTTATATCGTTTTTCATGATGATGGTCTTCATTTTGCTGGGTGGCCTGTACACGTCCATTGACAGCATGCCGCGATGGGCGCAAATTTTCACAAAGTTCAATCCCGTGACGTACTTTATTGAAGTAATGCGCATGGTGGTGTTGAAAGGAAGCAACATCCATGACATTCGGTACCACCTGTTGACCATCACGGGGTTTGGCATTGTCTTCAACGGCTGGGCCATAATCAATTACAAGAAAAGGAGCTGA
- a CDS encoding Rieske 2Fe-2S domain-containing protein: MQWIKIFPSPEDAFGKIKPGATQLLIVHQRRICLARVNDDFYAVEDKCSHNGESLSKGKINYLGEIVCPWHGYRFQLKSGRESAERSRDLETYPIKMDDTGFYIGL; this comes from the coding sequence ATGCAATGGATAAAGATTTTCCCTTCCCCCGAAGATGCCTTCGGTAAAATCAAGCCTGGTGCCACGCAACTCCTGATCGTGCACCAAAGGAGGATTTGCCTGGCCCGTGTAAACGATGACTTTTATGCGGTGGAGGACAAGTGTTCGCACAACGGTGAATCGCTGAGCAAAGGCAAGATCAATTACCTGGGGGAAATCGTGTGCCCCTGGCACGGGTACCGTTTTCAACTCAAGAGCGGCCGCGAATCGGCAGAGCGGTCGCGCGACCTGGAAACTTATCCCATCAAAATGGACGACACGGGTTTTTACATTGGATTATAG
- a CDS encoding amidohydrolase, whose translation MKKTHLITLLMAMACALVFAQNPKQQAKLDQKAKEIEGKMIEWRRHFHQYPELSNREFKTGKMIADHLKSLGLEVRYPVAKTGAVGILRTGRPGPTIALRADIDGLPVVERNSLPFASKEKSTYLGQEVGVMHACGHDTHIAILMATAEVLSEMKNELKGTIVFMFQPAEEGAPEGEEGGAALMIKEGVLDDPKVDVAFGLHINSQTPVGVLAFKPEGLLAAADMLKIKVKGVQAHGSAPWSGIDPVVVSAQIINGLQTIVSRQLDLTKAGAALTIATIHGGVRNNIIPEEVEMTGTLRTLDNDMQEQMHARIKRTAEKIAESMGAKAEVEIIRGYPVTYNSPALTEWAKPVMERVAGKDKAVVVKAVTGAEDFSFFSQKVPGFFFFVGGMPLDADPTKVPSHHTPDFYIDESGMITGLRAMLNLTVDYMNNPMKDMGTGMKR comes from the coding sequence ATGAAGAAAACCCACCTTATTACCCTCCTGATGGCCATGGCCTGTGCCCTTGTTTTTGCCCAAAACCCAAAGCAACAGGCCAAGCTGGACCAGAAGGCCAAAGAAATAGAAGGAAAAATGATAGAATGGCGCAGGCACTTCCACCAGTACCCTGAGCTGTCCAACCGTGAGTTCAAAACAGGCAAAATGATTGCCGACCATTTGAAATCGCTGGGCCTGGAGGTGAGGTACCCGGTGGCCAAGACCGGGGCGGTAGGGATATTGCGCACGGGCAGGCCTGGCCCCACCATTGCGTTGCGGGCGGATATCGATGGCCTGCCTGTAGTGGAAAGGAACAGCCTTCCTTTTGCTTCGAAGGAAAAATCGACTTACCTCGGCCAGGAGGTGGGCGTCATGCACGCCTGTGGCCACGATACCCACATTGCCATATTAATGGCAACGGCAGAGGTGCTTTCAGAAATGAAAAATGAACTCAAGGGGACCATCGTGTTTATGTTCCAGCCAGCAGAAGAAGGCGCCCCCGAAGGTGAGGAAGGTGGGGCGGCCTTAATGATCAAGGAAGGCGTGTTGGACGACCCTAAGGTGGACGTGGCCTTTGGCCTGCACATCAATTCGCAGACACCCGTGGGCGTGCTGGCGTTTAAACCGGAAGGGCTGCTGGCAGCGGCAGATATGTTAAAGATAAAGGTGAAGGGAGTGCAGGCCCATGGTTCAGCGCCCTGGTCGGGCATCGACCCCGTAGTGGTTTCCGCACAAATCATCAACGGGCTGCAGACCATTGTAAGCAGGCAACTGGATTTGACAAAGGCGGGCGCGGCCTTGACCATTGCCACCATCCACGGGGGCGTAAGGAACAATATTATCCCCGAAGAAGTGGAGATGACAGGCACCCTCCGCACTTTGGACAATGACATGCAGGAGCAGATGCACGCCCGCATTAAAAGGACAGCGGAGAAAATCGCGGAGAGCATGGGGGCCAAAGCGGAGGTGGAGATCATCCGGGGGTACCCGGTCACCTACAACTCGCCCGCCCTGACGGAATGGGCAAAGCCGGTGATGGAAAGGGTGGCAGGAAAGGACAAAGCAGTGGTGGTCAAGGCCGTGACCGGGGCCGAGGATTTTTCTTTCTTCTCGCAGAAGGTGCCCGGCTTCTTCTTCTTTGTGGGCGGTATGCCGTTGGATGCCGACCCCACTAAAGTGCCTTCGCACCATACACCGGATTTTTATATTGACGAAAGCGGCATGATCACCGGCCTGCGCGCGATGTTGAACCTGACCGTGGACTACATGAACAACCCGATGAAGGACATGGGCACTGGAATGAAACGGTAA
- a CDS encoding prolyl oligopeptidase family serine peptidase has protein sequence MGKYLKILILLFAIPAMAQNGAQPIVTSDVLKLATANQIQVSPDGSKAVMVVTRKAVKKESEYYYTRHLYMVNLNGGDPVQLTFGERSDGQPVWSPDGTQIAFVRRDGEASQIWLLPMGGGEAHPLTTVKTGASQPVWSPDGKKILFSSSIPFHDIEGTPGWANERPGRNYNDEPNWLGMEGDGKKGIKTSPDGPIEEIRAWLAKNASGKNPRVITRLQFQGENDLQPEQRFSHLFVVPATGGEAAQVTNGFQSFRQASWSTDGAKIICTSELPTVEPDGNRKSSIWLMNADGKELKEFMSFKEYPAMGAAYSPDGKSILFLSRSGEDFLRGQLELGVMDANGANPRLLTEGFDRDVSSPIWSQDGKTIYFTAAVDGDVPLYSIPAKGGKPTMVVGNDKGVMDYDLKGDRVVYAQTETLNPWDVYLMSLKDKKTSQLTRLNEEWLKDKKVTLPKEYWVTRPDGVKVQYWVMEPMNRKDGTKYPTILNIHGGPTAMWGPSGFSMWHEFQMQVGWGYGLVFCNPRGSGGYGEDFKRGNYQDWGTGPANDILAALDDAAKNNPWIDQDQYFVTGGSYAGYMVAWLVGHDQRFKAANAQRGVYDLTTFMGEGNAWRLVPDYFGYPWEKDIQKLLDANSPYAYVDKINTPLLIMHSDKDLRTGVIQSEMLYKSLKILGKPVEYIRYPNEGHELSRSGNPLRMMDRLIRIVEFFERYAKHPEVPPAARGGAGG, from the coding sequence ATGGGAAAATACCTGAAAATCCTGATTTTACTTTTTGCCATCCCCGCAATGGCGCAGAATGGGGCCCAGCCCATTGTCACTTCCGATGTATTGAAGCTGGCCACGGCCAACCAAATCCAGGTCTCCCCGGATGGGTCGAAGGCCGTTATGGTGGTCACCCGGAAGGCGGTCAAGAAGGAGTCGGAATATTATTATACGCGGCATTTGTATATGGTCAACCTCAACGGGGGCGATCCGGTGCAACTTACCTTTGGGGAGCGCAGCGATGGGCAGCCCGTATGGTCTCCGGACGGAACGCAAATTGCGTTTGTGAGGCGTGATGGCGAAGCTTCCCAAATTTGGCTTTTGCCGATGGGCGGAGGGGAAGCCCATCCCCTGACCACGGTGAAAACGGGTGCCTCGCAGCCCGTATGGTCCCCGGATGGAAAGAAAATTTTGTTTAGCTCCAGCATCCCCTTCCATGACATTGAGGGAACCCCCGGATGGGCAAACGAACGGCCCGGGAGGAACTACAATGATGAGCCCAATTGGCTGGGGATGGAAGGGGACGGGAAGAAGGGCATCAAGACATCCCCTGACGGCCCCATTGAAGAAATAAGGGCGTGGCTGGCAAAGAACGCCAGCGGGAAAAACCCCAGGGTAATCACCCGCCTGCAGTTCCAGGGCGAGAACGACCTTCAGCCCGAACAGAGGTTTTCCCACTTGTTTGTGGTGCCCGCCACGGGTGGCGAGGCCGCACAGGTAACAAACGGGTTTCAAAGTTTTCGGCAGGCAAGTTGGTCCACGGATGGGGCCAAGATCATTTGTACCTCTGAATTGCCCACGGTGGAGCCTGACGGGAACAGGAAGTCGTCCATATGGTTGATGAATGCCGATGGAAAGGAATTGAAGGAATTCATGTCATTCAAAGAATATCCTGCCATGGGGGCCGCCTATTCCCCCGATGGGAAATCCATACTCTTCCTCTCCAGGAGCGGGGAGGATTTTTTGAGGGGGCAGCTTGAACTGGGGGTAATGGATGCCAACGGGGCCAACCCCAGGCTGTTGACGGAAGGCTTTGACAGGGACGTTTCTTCCCCCATTTGGTCACAGGACGGCAAGACAATTTATTTCACGGCTGCCGTGGACGGGGACGTGCCCTTGTACAGCATTCCTGCCAAAGGAGGCAAACCCACCATGGTGGTTGGCAACGACAAAGGGGTGATGGACTACGACCTGAAAGGGGACCGGGTTGTCTATGCCCAAACGGAAACGCTCAACCCCTGGGACGTGTACCTGATGTCCCTCAAGGACAAAAAAACGTCACAACTTACCCGGCTGAACGAAGAATGGCTAAAAGACAAGAAGGTGACGCTTCCAAAAGAATATTGGGTCACCCGGCCAGATGGGGTGAAGGTGCAATATTGGGTGATGGAGCCCATGAACAGGAAGGACGGGACAAAGTATCCCACCATCCTGAACATTCACGGAGGCCCAACGGCCATGTGGGGCCCATCGGGATTTTCCATGTGGCATGAATTTCAGATGCAGGTGGGATGGGGGTATGGACTGGTGTTTTGCAACCCACGGGGCAGCGGTGGGTACGGTGAAGATTTTAAAAGGGGAAACTACCAGGACTGGGGAACAGGGCCCGCCAATGACATTTTGGCCGCGTTGGACGATGCCGCAAAAAACAACCCCTGGATAGACCAGGACCAGTATTTTGTGACAGGGGGCAGTTATGCCGGGTACATGGTGGCCTGGCTGGTGGGCCACGACCAGCGGTTTAAGGCGGCAAACGCACAAAGGGGGGTTTACGACCTTACCACATTTATGGGGGAAGGGAATGCCTGGCGGCTGGTGCCCGATTACTTTGGCTATCCATGGGAAAAGGACATTCAGAAATTGTTGGATGCGAATTCGCCCTATGCCTATGTGGACAAGATAAATACCCCGCTCCTCATTATGCACAGCGATAAGGACTTGAGGACAGGGGTGATACAATCGGAAATGCTGTATAAAAGCTTGAAAATTTTAGGTAAGCCGGTGGAGTATATCCGCTACCCCAATGAAGGCCATGAACTGTCGCGCAGTGGCAACCCGCTGCGGATGATGGACCGCCTCATAAGGATCGTTGAGTTCTTTGAGCGCTATGCCAAACACCCGGAGGTGCCACCCGCGGCCCGGGGTGGGGCAGGAGGGTGA
- a CDS encoding tetratricopeptide repeat-containing sensor histidine kinase encodes MAKRVIVLLLLMTGARAFAQSPYVDSLENLLGTGIHDTVRVWAMNELSRERAYGSPEKSLQLANQALQLANEIGYQRGEAYSYRMLASIDGTRDHYLAYSQYLHKAIKLFMELQDSVGLANCYITEAIVYGRQLNFESAIQSYQKALTVFRNANMPERTAVCLSNMGFIYYQMDKYEEARESLVEAISIIETIDNTIVLVNSYNNLGLVLVRLGDLKQADQYFEKVLKLNKELKDNSNPEAFVETLIGKSQIYKAWGRPKEEKKLLDEAKKYSEKFNYLVLMKQTYLGLSDYYLRAGEYDKLQNTLDRFRIVDDSITRQGRKNEASVIASVINATKLESDFESAQDSIVKQDQMIAQQRKTLMAAVLVSTLFFILLVLLFLSNRSRKRMNKALAAHREAIDQKNTELERLNQTKDKFFSVVAHDLRSPLNSLFGFSNLLVKHAGAMSKEEIQTMGAQLRESVSNTLKMTENLITWARAQMYEEQTNPELVNVRSVIEETFKLSKEEAAKKGVVLKGETDDQAQVYADRNHLLLILRNIVNNAIKYTRPGDEISVTVNGENGQTKIMIDDTGIGMDEDTREKLFSLDGTISHVGTSGERGTGLGLVLVKNFVDRNNGSLSVSSKKDEGTRFVVVLPSSSP; translated from the coding sequence ATGGCAAAAAGAGTGATTGTCCTATTGTTGTTGATGACGGGGGCGCGGGCCTTCGCCCAATCCCCGTATGTGGACAGTTTGGAGAACTTGCTGGGTACCGGCATCCATGACACGGTAAGGGTATGGGCGATGAACGAGCTAAGTAGGGAACGGGCCTATGGCTCTCCTGAGAAATCATTGCAATTGGCAAACCAGGCCTTGCAATTGGCAAACGAAATTGGGTACCAGCGGGGCGAGGCTTACTCCTACCGCATGCTGGCCTCTATTGATGGTACACGTGACCATTACCTGGCCTATTCACAATACCTGCACAAGGCCATTAAACTGTTTATGGAACTACAAGATTCGGTTGGCCTGGCCAATTGCTACATTACCGAGGCAATTGTGTATGGCCGGCAACTGAATTTTGAAAGCGCGATCCAATCCTACCAAAAGGCCCTGACGGTTTTCCGAAACGCCAACATGCCAGAACGAACCGCTGTCTGTTTGAGCAACATGGGGTTCATTTACTATCAAATGGACAAGTATGAGGAAGCCAGGGAAAGTTTGGTGGAGGCCATTTCAATAATCGAAACAATCGACAACACCATTGTCTTGGTCAACAGCTATAACAACCTTGGCCTTGTGCTGGTGCGGTTGGGCGACCTAAAGCAGGCCGATCAATATTTTGAAAAGGTGCTAAAGCTGAACAAGGAATTGAAGGACAATTCCAACCCGGAGGCCTTTGTGGAAACACTGATAGGCAAATCCCAAATCTATAAAGCCTGGGGCCGCCCTAAAGAAGAAAAAAAATTGCTGGATGAGGCAAAAAAGTATTCGGAAAAATTCAATTACCTGGTTTTAATGAAGCAAACCTACCTGGGCCTGTCGGATTATTATTTGAGGGCAGGGGAGTATGACAAGTTGCAGAACACGCTTGACAGGTTCCGCATCGTTGACGACAGCATAACTAGGCAAGGGAGGAAAAACGAGGCTTCGGTGATTGCCAGCGTGATCAATGCCACCAAACTGGAATCGGATTTTGAAAGCGCGCAGGACAGTATCGTAAAGCAAGACCAGATGATCGCACAGCAGCGGAAAACGTTGATGGCGGCCGTATTGGTGAGCACGTTGTTTTTCATCCTGCTTGTCCTGCTCTTCCTTTCCAACAGGAGCAGGAAGCGAATGAACAAGGCCCTGGCCGCGCACCGGGAGGCCATTGACCAGAAAAACACGGAGCTTGAACGCCTAAACCAAACCAAGGACAAATTCTTTTCCGTGGTGGCCCATGACCTTCGCAGCCCGCTCAATTCATTATTTGGGTTTTCCAACTTATTGGTAAAACATGCCGGGGCCATGTCAAAAGAAGAAATCCAAACCATGGGGGCCCAGCTTAGGGAATCGGTGTCCAATACGCTGAAGATGACCGAAAACCTAATCACCTGGGCAAGGGCCCAAATGTACGAGGAACAAACCAACCCCGAGTTGGTCAATGTAAGGTCGGTCATCGAGGAAACATTTAAGCTCAGCAAAGAAGAGGCCGCCAAAAAAGGGGTAGTGCTCAAGGGCGAAACGGACGATCAGGCCCAGGTATATGCCGACAGGAACCATTTGTTGTTGATCCTCAGGAACATTGTAAACAACGCCATCAAGTACACCCGGCCCGGGGACGAAATATCGGTGACCGTTAACGGGGAAAACGGCCAGACAAAAATCATGATAGACGACACCGGCATTGGCATGGACGAGGATACTAGGGAAAAACTTTTTTCGTTGGATGGGACAATAAGCCATGTGGGGACATCCGGGGAGCGGGGCACAGGGCTGGGGCTGGTCTTGGTCAAGAATTTTGTGGACCGCAACAACGGTTCGTTGAGCGTAAGCAGCAAAAAAGACGAAGGGACCCGGTTCGTTGTGGTATTGCCATCCTCTTCACCTTGA